The genomic stretch GCAGTTGACAGGAATTACAAGGTGGTACATGGTCCAAGTAATGAAACTGCAGGCAATTACAATGCATGCTAATCAGTTAATCCGAACCAAATTAGCAGAAGAAGTCAAATCAACTTCGAGGGATTAAAACAGAACAAACAACTTGAAAACTACATACAATTTCATTGAAAGAAAATCGgaggaagaaaaagaaatatacatACAGCTCTATTTCTTCTTGCCTCTCCTACCAAATAATAATTATAACCATGATAAGCCTAAAAAACAACCATACATGGTAATTCAATTCGCAGCAACACGGAGCCTGTACAACTTATCATAACCAACAGCTGCTAgactctacaaacaatcatcatgtCATCAAATACCAGACATGCAATCAATCTTTCGTCTTCAAGACGTGAAGAGTTGGCTCCCAAGGGTGATGATGGAGGTTCCATCGCCCATTATTGTTGTCATGGACATCTCCGTCTCCAGAATCTGGTCTAGCTCAGCCGCAACCAGCCTCATCTTCGGTCGCCTTCTGGAGGATGGGTTCAGGCACTGGAAAGCAAGGCCAACAAATTCTTTCATACCTTCCGATGTGAAACCGCCACCTAACCTTGGGTCAATCAGTTCATTTGAACTGAACTTTGCTTCCAGCTATCAAAAGGACAAGAAAATGCCTGTCAGTGGGATATTAGGATATATATAATCTGATGGTGCACAAGCAACTGCAATTCTCTTTTTAAGTTTTTTCTATGAATTTGCTTAAAGTTAAGTCTCAGTGGAGGTAAGGAAATGACATATAAAATGTCAAGTACTACTATTTAACAGAAGCAATCTTACTAAAATCGACATATATATATGTTGCATAGAAAAAGAGTGCAAatgtttcaagacaagtattttcTAGTTATTGCCGAGTTGGCGAAATTCATGCTTTATTTCCTTTGCATTTGCATTACCAACGCAACATAGCTCACATTTTGTCAGTGTGAGCATAGACAACCTAATCATAGGCCAACCATTGGAACAGTGAATGAAACATTCTATTATTTCTTTCTAACAAAAAAGGTAGAAGAAGTTTCACATGATTCCTCAAATATTATAAATACAGTCTGACAACTTGCTGAAGATTCTTCTTTCTAGGCAGCTTACAGCTACATGTCGAAGGAAATTACCCATTGGGCCAGAGATTCTCTGGATTCTTGAGGCGCCAAGCTAGCAGCTTCTCTGCCAGTAATTAGCTCCAAAAGGAACACTCCAAAGCTGTAGACGTCGCTGCTTTCAGATAACTGTGCCACCGAGTGTGCCCTAAGAACAAACATGCCACACTGAGTGAGTTATGAGTCACTACAGAGAGGAGTACACTAGTCATCCACAATTGCAAGACATGAATATAAAACTTATGACGTTTTTTTTATAGAAGAGACCGATAAAATAAGCTTTTGGAAGAAATCAATCTCCAACAGAAACATAGCGGTCTAGCTATTTGTTGCCTAATGGCCTGAAAAATGGAAGATAAAAAGGATGCGGCACTTGGACTTACTCAGGGTCTTGGTAGACACTGCTGCTAAACCCATGTGATGAACCGACATCTTCATATCCTCTAATCAACCTAACAAGTCCAGCATCAGCCACCTTTGCAATGAAATTTTCATCAACCAGTACATTGCTCGTCTTGAAATTCTTGTGGATCAAAGGAGGCATAAGAGAATGCAGATGATTCAGACCTGCAAGTAAATCAGCAATTATACTTACTATTTACTAAATTCATAAAAGCAATGGGCAACAGCTCTCAGTTGACATTCTCTAAGAAAACAACTCCCAGTTGTACTACCTTTTGCTGCACCAATGGCTATTGCGAGCCTTTGTTTGAACTCAAGCCGTGTCGCAAAGCCTTTCCCTGAATCTGGTAAAAGGTGCAAGGGCTTCAGAAAGAATAGTCAGGGAAGAAAGGCAGAATTTAATATTTGACGAGAATAACATATTACCATATAGATGGCTAGAGACATTGCCATTGGGCGAGAATTCAAACACTAGCATTTGTAGACCCGCTTCCTGGCAAGAACCGATGAGGGTTACGATATTCCGATGAAAAATCTCTGAAAGCCTCCTAACCTGCACAATGCAAGGGCACCAAATAATAAGTTAAGAATGTCAATCTATTATTAGGCTGCTACAAATGCATTTATTTATCTGTCCCTGTCTAAATTCAGGAAACTTCTCGTTTTAATAGCAAACAGCAATTATTGACAAGAGACAGATCTTCCTAACTTGCcccacaaacaaggcactcgacaaaaaTGTTCAATGTCTGACCATAAATACGGCACAATTTAGGTAGTAATGCCGTGAAGTGTTGAATCCGAATAACTATACTAGAAGGCATATTGAAGAATTCGCAAGTCAGCATCACGGAGAACATCAAAACCAGTAAAATCAAAACAAAATGATGAAACAGTCTAGTCTAGgcataaaattcagaaaaaaagatCAAATTTTCTCTGTTCGCGAGCATGGCAGAACGGAGGTGAACTCCAAAAGTACAACAACGTCGTTCCTGCATCTGCAATTTGCATCCATACTGTTTGTTTACCTCGTCAGCAAACTCCTGCCTGGGTGCTCCTATGCGCCTCTTGATGGCGACAACGGAGCCATCAAGAAGCAACCCCTTGTAGACCAAGCCGAAGCTCCCGGCGCCGACCAGGTTGGCCTCGCTGAAGTCGTTGGTCGCCAGCGCCAGCTCCTCCAAGGAGAAGTGCCTCGCGCCCTGGTGCTCCGGCGCCGAGGAGCTTCTGCCCCCCTTGCCCCACTCCACTGATGCCACACACACATCGCGTCAGCATAACTGAAAAAATGCTAAAGaaagctagcagcagcagcagcagcattgtTATCCTGTCCATGGAGATGACAGTGTGACACAAGGAGCAGGCAGGCAGGCAGCAGGCGCAGTTCACCTACCTAAGGTGGAAGGGTCGGAGGAGCCGGTTTCAGAGGTCCGGTTACGCCTGGCCCTGAGGCGCGCCCGACACCAGAGCGCGATCGCCACGGCCACCGCGAGGAGCAAGGCGGCTCCACCGGCGGCAATGCCGGCTACGACGGCGATCGGCAGTGACATCCGGGTGCCGGTGACATCGAATCAGCCAAGTAGTGGAGGAGGGGATTTTCTGTCCGTCAGAGTAAGCAGCAGCTGCGGTTGACAGATGGTCAAAGCAGCCCCCTCCCAAATCTAAACCCCCAGCTAATGCTGGCTGGACCTCACCTACACCTACTGCCAGTCCCCAATTCGGTGGGTGGTGTAGCTCCGGCACACATGAATGCGGATGCAGCCTCCAAATTTGCGCCTCAATTGGGCAATGCGGCTACGTATATGGGTTGTAGGAGCAGGACCAATCAAGAAGCAGTTGCAAGAAGAGAGTGGACCGGGGTGGGGGTGGTGGCGATCAATCAATCAAGAACAAGGAGCGAGAAGGGgccggaggaagaggatgatggatGGGGGGCTGTGGTGTGTAGGGGCAGGCGAGGCGAGGCAACCTCTCCGCACATGGAAAATCGTTggatccctctctccctccctgcgGCGGCCGCCCTTTTGTCAAAGAAGAGGAGGGGGGCGCCATCGCCAGGGCCAGGCTCCCCCACTCCACCCCATGTGTGTGCGCGCGTGTCGGGGGCGTGACTGTAGGGCCCGGCCGCCGCGCTGGGGCTGGAGGTTGGTGTCTGTAGACAACACAGGGCGCGCGTTGGAATCTTTCTTTCACCGTCCGTCCTCTGCTTGCTCACTTGCTCTGCTCTCCCCTACTACATGGTGGTCATGGACGTCATGGACATGGGTTGCTGACGCATTGCCATCTCGCGCGCCGAGAAGAAGCGGAGCTGCGAGCAAGCAAGCTCTGCGTGCGTGCGTGGAGGGAATCTCGGCCGGAGATGGATGGAATGGGAACAAAAAGGGTAAAAGGGAGAGAGgagggtgacggtggtggtgcggTGGTTGGTTCCCACTTTCCAGTACACGGAAAAGATGGAATCTGCTTGctccggaggaggaggccatgccATGCCTCTCGTCCCGTCCGCACTCCTTTCGTTTTCACCGAGCCTATAGCCTGTAGGACATGCCATGTCCTTCCTCGCTCCTCCTGGACGGCACAACGGACCCCATGCCCTCTCCTTTGCAGGATCCTCTGCGATATGCATGGTCGAACGCTGCCGatggaccctccggcgaaactatttcaccaatctaacccttttgtgtggcgcccctcccacgggcgccacacatgtccatgtggctcccctcctgccggcgccacacacccagccgacgtggccccctcgccgccgagctGGTGCGCCTGTCCCGACGtggcggcatgtgtggcgccctcccaacggcgccacacatgcacttggaatccccCAAAACATCTCGTGGGACAAATcctgcgggacttagccgttttgcgaggctcgatgtgtggcgccgatgacacgggcgccacactagcttgtgtggcgccgatgccacgggcgccacacatagagcctcgcgaaACGGCTTAAGTCCCGAGATTTGTCCTCACGTATGTTTTGGACCCaatggttcatataagttggcatgtgtggcgccgatgccacgggcgccacactagcacttgtggcgccaggtggaaagggcgccacacatggacttgtgttgaaaacatgaaaaatcctaccaaactccaacgattctacgagtacaacattggacacaacaagtagaaatttcatgacatacacatataacacttcatacgtcacattgtagcacgtagattcaaacaacaagtagcattacgagaccatggttcgaaatgacatagggttcacaaatcgatacttatgaatatagagttcacaacaacacgtagcacatcctagtagcgtcctcgacgtgccgtcctcgtgggctgcttccggacggccatcctcttcgtcacgCTGCCTTgggctgctgctgcttgcttgctCCTGCTGCTTCGCTCTGCTGCTtgcctctgctcctcctcctcctcctcctcctcctcctcctcctcctcctctgaagagaacggctcgtcgttcctcatcctcgacatagctgatctccgcggcggcccgtcatcctcctcagtgacaaccttctttcctcggttgacataatcttccggagtgtaccggtttggagccttgccccttggcttcagccAGTAGgctgaccgttgcttggaggtacgcttcggagtacgccttgactcggaattgggtcgtcctcgggaggaatctgcacaaacatgaacacatgagattacaaaagttgaaattagtaagaacatgtttcacggcaacaaaatagtccatacatgttcttcggaagaggaggatgtagggatttcgccttcgcggcaacctagcaagttcgctaaccgccgcatctttcgtgcggtgttctgcgtcatggaactcacggttacaaagccaccagaacataatagtgtacattcaaagttggtgatcataccttaatgaaattccgcaacggtccgacaggcttttcatctccGTGGCTCTGGTCCCACATAGTCTCGCACTCCTCAGCGGTTTTCCGGATCTCcgtccgctgtgacaaacatagcatacacaatttaagcgagcacatggcaatctagatgatgtactagttagtgagagaatccattaccacgaagttcagctcggaagcaatagaagtcgatctccctctgcaagcaaaagtgtcgtgctggctttgcccaacctcatcgaactggatggggtcgtccaagatgtcctcagcatacgcgtgcttaactaactcgatacgcgcactactataggaaaatagtacatagaacaaatcatcacctgccggtagaggtaggcaagtgccgctgttccccaactccaccggtcgtccaacaccgtaagcgccttcagccaacaccaatgggccggcttacccccaccgtcgggaaagagagtcccggaaatcatgtaccataagtacacgcgggcgtacgtcctccgagtgtcctcgtcggcctctatggggcattcACGCAAAGTTAGTTcgatccaagagaaagacgcgccggcgggaactctctcctttggattttacggcggcggaggagccccgccaataagccccaccatctgctggcgccacccatcgaaggctgtgttcatacacggtggctcgccacgaataggtagtgcaaggatcatggaaacatcctgcagagtaggggccatctcgccggccctcaagtggaaggtgtgagtctccggcctccaccggtcgacaagggcggtgagtgccgaggggttcatgtgtggcccccacggcttacaagggatatgaacggcataagaccggtaggccggatgaactccgtgtacctctcgtcataaggtatatccggtgtgccatggtaacgaatcttcaaagggtgaagatccgttcccctctccgtcatatgaacagcccggtgctccctgtcgtactcttcatccggaagccacaccatcctacatgtttacacaaccatattatgagtcattccactaacaaaaatgagcaacacatacatgagagttcatatccaaatacatgagagttccatacatacacacatacattcatatctagggttccaacaaatatttggttcaaatatgagttattccatcacaaatagtagacatttcaagacatacatacatagaatttgaacacatacatagccattttatatctacatagccaaatctagggttcatatccaaatccaccaacatatccaaatctagggttcatatccaaatccactaacatatgtagggttcctacacatacacattcaacacttacatagccattttatatctacatagccaaatctagggttcatagccatttcaacacatacatagccattttaacacatacatgtaaaatttcatatctagggttccaccaaatctagggttcatatccaaatccaccaacatatccaaatctTGCTAGGTTCGGAGCCAAATGCACTaacatatcaatggttcatatgtaaatccaccaacatgaatttccatgtctagggttcatacccaaatctaccaaatccaccaacaatagtggacgaatcgagagggaatcgaaggggaataccttgaggaatggaggaggaaggacttggccggccggatccgacgattgcttggtcgatttggtgggggaaGCGAAGGggactcgggcggcggcggcggtttcctgGGAGGaacagagagaagagaagaaacagagagaaactggctgggtcgggctgggcgcgggcgcgggggccacacttaagtggatgtgtggcgcccgtggcatcggcgccacacatcgagcctcgcaaaacggctaagtcccagacgttccggagcccctggatgttttcgaccgaaaacatgatataagttggcatgtgtggcgccgttgggagggcgccacacatgctgccacgtcggacgggcgcaccggctcggcgtcgagggggccacgtcgagctgggtgtgtggcgccggcggcaggggagccacatgggcatgtgtggcgcccgtgggaggggcgccacacaaaagggttagattggtgaaatagtttcgccggagggttagtctgtgcttttcttccacttttgggttatttttgtgtaaatcgccaacCCAAGATGCCCTTTTCCCCAATGTAAAAGCTATTGgtcacctttttttttcttcgggGCTCTCCAGAGGGTCCATCGGAAAGCGATCTAGCGACCCTCGGCCGTAGGCACCGACGCTGTTGGTCGCCGCTGCGGCTACCTCGGCTCTCATGACCGGTTTTCGTAGGGTTTTCGAGTTCTTCGCCTTGCATCGGCGCCGAGAGAATAAAGGTCCTTCAACTAGCCCCAAATCAAGGTTCTTTCATGGAGGAGCGTTGGCGAGTTGGAGTTTTGAGTCGATCGTTGGACATTAGGTCTAGCGTGTTAAAGTTTTGTCTACGACAACGGTGTTTAGTTGAGGGGATGATGTCGCAACGTATTAATATCCTCAAGTTTCACCTTCACCTCATGAAGCTCAACCAGGTAAGGTTTTGTTGGAAAACTTACGAGTCTTACGTCCCCCATCTCCGTCTGGCCGGAGATGGCCTTCTCGGTACTAGCTTCTCCGGGACGGCGATCTCTCGAGATCGTGGTTGCTGGCATCTTCTGATCTACATCGATGACTTCTCGGACACTGTTCTACAAAGTTCCTAGGTTTTTTCAAGTTTTTTCCGACACGAGCTTTGCTACACTAGAGGCCTAGAGGCGACATTGAGCTTTGCTCATGGCGCGCCGTCGAAGGGTGTAAAAGGAAGattgtgttttatttctttttataAGGATGTTCTTGTCAGGGCTGGTTTCAGTTGGCTCTGTGCCTTTTCCGCAGAAAGAAGCAATTGGTCACCTTATCGAATAGGCCCGGCTAGTGTCCACCATGATGGAACATTTTTAGAGCGCACCGGcgaccttagggcatctccaacggagcaACGCAAATGGTCGTTTGCGTCCGCCGtggccgaaaatgcgtctgggccctcctccagcggggcgacgcaaaatgaccggacggtccgcggcgacgcaaacctggtccaaatatgcgccaggttgggGTCTCCACGAACGCTCcacggtcgcgccgagtgtccgccgaaacttacgtaggacccgcgcgtcagtgggagggaggccgataacattcccgccagtggccattgcccgcgcgaaaaatcaaagtagaccggcGCGCAATtctgaagcgatggacgtcctcgtcgccgcagccaccaccatggattccgagataaccctcgcacccgccgccgccccacactccccatagccacgaccatagctACAATGGAGGCTACAACTctggcggaagcaaagcgggccatcaccggcggccgggacgctaagccgaaggcggcaaagaaggtgttgtccaaggaggagaaaggcgtcgagcccgcgaagcgtcgcggccggTGCAAGAACCTGAAGGAGAGAAATGCAGCGGCCGCCGCCCTAGAGGCCAGCGAGCAGGCGTGGCAGATGCAGTTGAAAGCCGGCGCCGCGCAAGTTGGCCTCCATCCAAGCTCAGCGGAggcctacatgctcgtcaagcgagaggggatcaccggcgtcgctcctccggcctcgtcggtgagctcggtaagttcccaactgcgtcctggaactcccgctcccttgcaggtccacccggcgtcgcggttcgcctctgGCGTGGcgccggttcccgacctcaatCGGATGCCTAGAAGCGATGACTCGTGCCCGGGTGCCACACACAAGACACGTCAGCTGCCAGAGGAGAGCATGCCGGTGCCCCGCATCCTGTTTGACAAAATGGCACcgactgccccgacgatggacgacccggtacatgagctctctcaatgtgtgcgactgacgtgtatcatgcgtctgacgtCTGGTGATTCGTAGGCCTACTGGAAGGACCGGAATGACAGACATCGAGGCCAtgatcttcggcggcggcttcgttggtGACGTCGGGGCCGGGACAGGCCCGCATGATGAGTGGGCACcgacgcaagatgcggaggacatcgatgGCGTACGGCTGTTCTCCACCCAgcccacgcagccaacacccatGTGCGTCGATGACTTTGAGGACGCACCAACAGGGCTGTCCTCACCACAGACAATgctacgaagaagaaggaggagagccACAAGACACAAGGATTCATGACAacgaggacaagtgtttgtgcgaCGTGTGGCTGGCAACAAGCCATGACTGTATTAATTGCGCCCAACAAAAGGGCAAGGTGTACTCGGCCAAGGTCATGCAGGAGTACAACGAGAAAAAGATGCAGGCGCCCTACCACATCCCAAGCTCTCGCACAGAAGAGTCTGtcagaaaaagatggaactacatcaaataagagacaagcaagttctgctcggccGTCGAACATACTATCAACCACCCCGTTAGCGGCGCTGGCGTGATTTCAGTGGTAAgacaaccatcatcattctattctatttacatcattctatgtacatcattAGCGGTGTTGGcgtgattgcaggtatcccgggccttggagaggttcaaggcagtgcataagaagggctaccatatggtccattgGTGGGAGAAGCTCAAGGACGCACAAAAGTTGAAGACAAGCTTTGCGGCCTACgatgaagctgtgaagaatgggaTAGCGGTTaacctcgacggcgaagacgacgatcatggtcgtcaagcccttccacctcgtcctcgaggccataaggctaccaaggccgatctagcccgggaggcacatgccattgcgttcacccgagaagatgatggccgacaaTCATGCCGCCATGGCTACTAGGGACAAGAAGaagcgtctggaaaaagaggccgcaactaccatctacctcaacctcacgaaagaggtcattgaggtccaaagcATGACGTTGATgccaaaaaggcagacgccgaggccaaattatGTGACGCCGAGACCAGGAGGAtagacgccgaggccaagactCGTGCAgtggacacaaggatcatgctagccgacttgagcagcgtcgacAACGATACtagggcctggttcatgaagaggcgcaccGAAATCAgtgcgcgagacgcctgatcacccgcgccatgcgcccagcaccatggcctccttttggactttttatgctgttcaggccttgttgtgtcCCTTTTGGACTCAACTTTGCGCTGCACCGtgcgcaaagtgtgatgaacttatttcAGACCTCAATTTGACGTAATTTGAGGCTATAATTTCGTACAAATTTGAGCTAATTTGAGGCTACAACctcttttctgaattttctgaaaCTAAACTGGCCCGCGctggaaatgcgtcggcccgctggagccacccgacgcaaacggacgcacgaccATTTTTCCACGGGCCGACGccaacggacgctcgcggacaatttgaacgtccgaaatgcgtcgccccgttggagatgtccttaCTAACCAAAAAATCTAGACCCTATCACAAGTTTTTTATTTACATTTATTAATAGCAGGAAAGGCTCCTGGTGCTTCTAGCCACAAGTCTTTTCTTTGATAGTTGAATGCATCTGGTGAAACAACTTTTGGGGTTGACCAAAGATATATTTTGTAATGCGTCATTTATCACTGTACATATTATAACTGGATATGTAGTAGTAGAGTTATTATTTACTATGTTTGAACAACTTTGTACCGCTATACTTAATGGGAATAGAATGGTGAAATCACCATGATTGAACTCTTTGGAAGCAAACCAACCTTATTAACCAGAAAATCTAGATCCTATCACAAGTCCTTTTTTCACAtttaacagtaggaaaggctcctacttATTCTAACCACAAGTCATTGATAGAGGGAAAGCATGTGGTGAAACAACTTTTGGGCTTGACCAAAGATATTTTGTAATGTATCATTTATCATATGGTTATACTATAACCGGATAGGTGATAGAgttattttttatatttgaaccCAACATTGTATCGCTATACTTACTGTGAATAGAATGGTGAAAGCAATATAAGTATCTTTCAAGAAATGTTAAAAATATTACTGAAGTGTTGTATTGCATTAATGCAGGAGATGAGAAATTCTCTGGAAATAAATACTACGTGGTGCACAAGATAAATACATTTGACAAACCATACAATCCCGCGGTGACCCAACATTTGGAACCAACTCTCACAATTGGCATTATACATATGTTGAATTAATGTTGACAATCTCACTGCAGGCCAACACCAGAGGACCTAGGCACATTCCAAGTAGAATCAGAAGGAACCAAATAAATATTCATCAGTGCTAAACTAATTTGCATCCCACATTGACCAGGCAAACGAAGTCTAACTGCATCCCCGTGAATTTCTAATAGGCCTGCTAGTTTAGTAGAGGAGTAATGTCAAACTAATTAATCCACAGAACATGGAGCAGCTATGTGGATACATAATTCAGGCAACGACGTGCGATGCATGTCCTTCTATCATTCTATGGATGCAAGTGGATACAAAATTCTAAACATAGGATGAACCAAAAAAAACAGGGTAGCAACGGGCCCAGTAAGATACTCACCCAAGATCCAAATCTGGATCAATGGACTAGTTTGGCTGGCTCACACATATTCATGCAACCTAGGCAGAAATTTGGGAATTCCTTTGTATCGTCGGCCGtttggctttatttataaagcggggcgaaagcctatttagaGGAGCATTGTGTATTCCCATTTTAAAGAAAATTGGGAATCTCACCGCAGCCCAACAATACATATGTTTAACTAATGTTGACAATTTCTTGCAAAGTATGTCCTGAATACAGAAGTGCTAAACAAAGTCAGAGTTGGCTTCATCTCAATACAGTCTTGActttataaatttagtcaaaaatCAACATCTATAATGCTAAATCAATATCACTAGATCCACCATAAATTATATTTTCATGCTATATTATTTACTATTTAGATGTTACtattttcttctatatatatttgctCAAACTTAGTAAATCTCGACTTTTGACTGAACTTATATGCTATATATTTTAGAACAGAGGTAGGAGTAGTACGTAATTATATGCACCACACAAAGAAAAGTACATGGAAATTCAGTTACATAAACGTTTTGTTAATGTGCGTTCATTTGATTTGGAGATTACAACTTCAAATTGTTCTCTCGCATTTTTTCTAATCAAATACCTGTAGACCAGTTGAAAGTCAAATTTAACTTTATCGACTCTGATTGGCCGTACACCTCACGCCAAACATAAGCTAAACTCAAAAAAATCTTACTACTT from Lolium rigidum isolate FL_2022 chromosome 4, APGP_CSIRO_Lrig_0.1, whole genome shotgun sequence encodes the following:
- the LOC124650581 gene encoding probable leucine-rich repeat receptor-like protein kinase At5g49770 → MSLPIAVVAGIAAGGAALLLAVAVAIALWCRARLRARRNRTSETGSSDPSTLVEWGKGGRSSSAPEHQGARHFSLEELALATNDFSEANLVGAGSFGLVYKGLLLDGSVVAIKRRIGAPRQEFADEVRRLSEIFHRNIVTLIGSCQEAGLQMLVFEFSPNGNVSSHLYDSGKGFATRLEFKQRLAIAIGAAKGLNHLHSLMPPLIHKNFKTSNVLVDENFIAKVADAGLVRLIRGYEDVGSSHGFSSSVYQDPEAHSVAQLSESSDVYSFGVFLLELITGREAASLAPQESRESLAQWLEAKFSSNELIDPRLGGGFTSEGMKEFVGLAFQCLNPSSRRRPKMRLVAAELDQILETEMSMTTIMGDGTSIITLGSQLFTS